From one SAR324 cluster bacterium genomic stretch:
- a CDS encoding glycosyltransferase, with protein sequence MMETAKSKKPRSRAQRVAMVSTHGYVAAEPPLGNADTGGQVVYVLELSKKMAQLGYEVDIWTRQFEDQPEIEAVAPKVRILRVPCGGNKFIPKEYLYEYLPEWRQNALRFIKKNKIAYQFINSHYWDGGVAAQNLSEELNIPHIHTPHSLGIWKKFQMLQDYPENAAHFEQKYNFKNRIHHELQVYHSCQFVAATTPFQLDLFQKEYDVPKEQLVLLPAGYDDNRFYPVSSATRNAIRQHFDLEHPTVLCLGRMARNKGYDLLIRAFRQVVNRMPNVRLSLAAGGSDLNQEEQAYMDEIKQIIHELELEQYVTLRSYITEDELPDWYRAATVFAMPSRYEPFGMTALEAMACGTATVVTTEGGLWNATTFGRHALYANPFDTEEFGIALYQVLKYPELRARMERMGAHKARSLFTWTSIAQQLISVAEARYSPSMNLLVEKPYEPWNLED encoded by the coding sequence ATGATGGAAACAGCCAAATCGAAAAAACCACGTTCCCGGGCACAACGAGTGGCCATGGTTTCAACGCACGGATATGTCGCGGCAGAACCTCCGCTGGGTAATGCGGATACCGGCGGACAAGTGGTTTATGTGTTGGAGTTGTCCAAGAAAATGGCACAACTTGGGTATGAAGTGGATATCTGGACACGACAATTTGAGGATCAGCCTGAAATTGAAGCAGTCGCACCCAAGGTCCGTATCCTTCGAGTCCCTTGCGGAGGCAATAAATTCATTCCCAAGGAATATCTGTATGAATACCTTCCGGAATGGCGACAGAATGCTTTGCGGTTTATTAAAAAAAACAAAATCGCTTATCAATTCATCAACAGCCATTATTGGGATGGCGGGGTCGCGGCACAGAATCTGTCGGAAGAATTGAATATTCCCCATATCCACACGCCCCATTCTCTGGGAATCTGGAAGAAATTTCAAATGTTGCAGGATTATCCGGAGAATGCGGCACATTTTGAACAAAAATATAATTTTAAGAACCGCATTCATCATGAACTCCAGGTTTACCATTCCTGCCAATTTGTAGCCGCAACAACACCATTTCAACTGGATTTGTTCCAGAAAGAATATGACGTTCCCAAAGAACAGTTGGTATTGCTACCTGCAGGATACGATGACAACCGGTTTTATCCGGTGAGTAGCGCCACCCGGAATGCGATCAGACAGCATTTTGATCTGGAGCATCCCACGGTGCTTTGCCTGGGGCGGATGGCGCGCAACAAAGGGTATGATTTGTTGATCAGGGCGTTTCGCCAGGTAGTCAATCGTATGCCGAATGTGCGCCTGTCTCTTGCGGCGGGGGGGAGCGACCTGAATCAGGAGGAACAGGCCTATATGGATGAAATCAAACAGATCATCCATGAACTGGAGCTGGAACAGTATGTCACGCTACGAAGTTATATCACCGAAGACGAACTGCCGGATTGGTATCGGGCCGCAACGGTATTTGCCATGCCCAGCCGCTATGAGCCTTTCGGAATGACTGCTTTGGAAGCCATGGCCTGCGGAACCGCAACCGTGGTAACAACCGAAGGTGGGTTATGGAACGCCACCACGTTTGGTCGTCATGCCTTGTATGCCAATCCGTTTGACACAGAAGAATTCGGGATCGCTTTGTATCAAGTCCTGAAATATCCTGAATTGAGAGCCAGAATGGAACGCATGGGTGCCCATAAAGCACGAAGTCTGTTCACCTGGACCAGCATCGCGCAACAGTTGATCAGTGTCGCGGAGGCACGGTACTCGCCCTCCATGAATTTGTTGGTGGAAAAACCTTACGAACCCTGGAATCTGGAGGACTGA
- a CDS encoding cytidylate kinase-like family protein produces MSGFSYITPNIEQQLQAWHSLSQNVAKEEILPTIAISREFGCEGYPLADILEKKLSAFQKNTWIVLSKDIMNKIAEDSGYSTHDLEKIKHVSGPFNSMISSIFGKTPDQYEIFQYTKKTILHVAKQGHAILVGRGAACLTQDMPNVAHFRLVAPKEFRIQRVMKQLQLNETDASKYLDEHQIERTHFVNKFTGKDVTDPTLYDLVLNNGRNTPEQMADIIVSYLKQKKLI; encoded by the coding sequence ATGAGCGGATTTTCTTATATTACCCCCAACATTGAACAACAACTTCAGGCATGGCATTCGCTATCACAAAACGTTGCCAAAGAAGAAATTCTTCCCACCATTGCTATCTCTCGGGAATTTGGCTGTGAAGGCTATCCGCTTGCGGATATTCTGGAAAAGAAACTCAGTGCTTTTCAAAAGAATACCTGGATCGTTCTAAGTAAGGACATTATGAACAAGATTGCGGAAGACTCAGGATATTCCACCCACGATCTGGAAAAAATCAAGCATGTTTCCGGCCCCTTCAACTCCATGATTTCCAGTATTTTTGGAAAAACTCCTGACCAATATGAAATTTTTCAATACACAAAAAAAACCATCCTGCATGTCGCGAAGCAGGGCCACGCGATTCTGGTCGGGCGGGGAGCCGCTTGCCTGACACAGGACATGCCCAACGTCGCACATTTCCGGTTAGTGGCCCCCAAAGAGTTTCGGATCCAGCGAGTGATGAAACAACTGCAACTCAATGAAACGGATGCGTCCAAATATCTGGATGAACATCAAATTGAACGAACACATTTTGTGAATAAATTTACTGGAAAAGATGTCACCGATCCGACCTTGTATGATTTGGTGTTGAACAATGGCCGAAATACGCCGGAACAAATGGCTGATATCATTGTTTCCTACCTGAAGCAAAAAAAACTGATCTGA
- a CDS encoding 4'-phosphopantetheinyl transferase superfamily protein, with product MSESPHTISIQPEEIHFWQTSVDHYSEATLRQFYTWLSPEELSQYDRFSLDSLKIRYLVTRGFVRKLLSDYLGNTPQALQFIKNKYGKPSLSAKYQPPDYTLEFNLSHTNNVIVCGISRNHEIGIDIENYTRSIHLEGIAKRFYAPSEMESIFRLPEPSQAIRFFSYWTLKESFLKALGTGIAFPLSDVIFDISAEDSLIDLSFGKNIKESPAQWQFCLFNHLSHDLISICVRKNELKSISLKFWELVDSNNHPFLFQRIFLRKGTWNI from the coding sequence TTGTCTGAATCTCCCCATACGATCTCAATCCAACCAGAAGAAATCCATTTCTGGCAAACCAGTGTTGATCATTATTCAGAAGCAACCCTTAGACAGTTTTATACATGGTTAAGTCCGGAGGAACTTTCTCAATATGATCGTTTCAGCTTGGATTCATTAAAAATCCGGTATCTGGTTACACGTGGTTTTGTCAGAAAACTACTAAGTGATTATTTAGGTAACACTCCCCAAGCTCTTCAATTTATCAAAAACAAATATGGGAAACCCTCACTTTCAGCAAAATACCAACCACCTGATTATACGCTTGAGTTCAATCTGTCTCATACAAACAACGTGATTGTCTGTGGAATATCCAGAAATCATGAAATTGGGATAGATATTGAGAATTATACTCGCAGCATCCATCTTGAAGGGATTGCAAAAAGATTCTATGCACCAAGTGAAATGGAAAGTATTTTCCGCTTACCTGAACCCTCACAAGCAATACGATTTTTCAGCTATTGGACACTCAAAGAATCTTTTCTCAAAGCGCTCGGAACCGGCATCGCATTCCCTCTAAGCGATGTGATTTTTGATATATCCGCTGAGGATTCGCTCATTGATTTGTCTTTTGGTAAAAATATCAAAGAATCGCCTGCTCAATGGCAGTTCTGTCTTTTCAATCATTTATCACATGATTTAATTTCTATTTGTGTCAGGAAAAATGAACTGAAATCTATATCTTTAAAATTTTGGGAGTTAGTAGACAGTAATAATCACCCATTCCTTTTTCAAAGAATTTTCTTAAGAAAAGGAACATGGAATATATAA
- a CDS encoding beta-ketoacyl synthase, with translation MFRLPVIAGYGGVNAAGRSSCARGYQRMILDVLPADKQQETLLGLASQMRLVEYQNGQWLEEGTPVTPAFIVEKYRAFILENTLIRKISGEAFPGQGIPFHRPVHLNSEKSITFQIKRKDLPETVPSSWEIHDTGNEILEIHLKNPAGVLLAETRPSLVNAAGQLPTGFNPQQWYPARQHPRGLQMTIFGISDALSSCGIPWETILNKIKPDEVGVYASSAMSQLDDQGYGGMLKAPYLGTRPTSKQLPFGFAEMPADFINAYVLGNLGATSGILGACASFLYNLEMGVRDIQSGIRRAVIVGTSEAPVLPEVIEGFRVMKALTEDKDLLELDKARGRIVPDYPRACRPFGNNCGFVMGESAQFLVLLDDELAMELGAPIYGAVPGVFINADGFKKSISAPGIGNYLCLGKTAGLLRKMLGDTALSQRTYVHAHGTGTPQNRVTESHVLNEIAKAFSIPSWLVTSVKCYTGHSLGTAAGDQMATALGTWNEGWIPGIFTLDQIADDVHRSNLKLEQEHQFAGINGMDAVVINSKGFGGNNASSAVLAPHIVHQMLKKRYGESRFKEYRKHLEQAEQSIADYDQRALQGEITPTYIFGKNVLEGDMLNISREAIHIPGYTHPVSLDIPDPYAEISPKN, from the coding sequence ATGTTTCGATTGCCTGTTATTGCCGGATATGGAGGAGTCAACGCGGCAGGACGCAGTTCCTGTGCCAGAGGTTATCAGCGCATGATTCTGGATGTGCTACCCGCTGATAAACAACAGGAAACCCTGTTGGGGTTGGCCTCACAAATGCGGTTAGTCGAATATCAGAATGGACAGTGGCTGGAAGAGGGAACCCCGGTCACACCAGCGTTCATTGTAGAAAAATACCGTGCCTTTATTCTGGAAAATACCCTGATCCGTAAAATTTCCGGCGAGGCATTTCCCGGCCAGGGCATTCCATTTCATCGTCCGGTTCATCTTAATTCTGAAAAAAGCATCACATTTCAAATCAAACGGAAAGATCTGCCTGAGACGGTACCTTCATCGTGGGAAATTCATGATACGGGCAACGAGATTCTGGAAATTCATCTTAAAAATCCAGCAGGAGTTCTGTTGGCTGAAACCAGACCTTCGTTGGTAAACGCCGCGGGTCAACTCCCCACAGGTTTCAATCCTCAACAATGGTATCCAGCCCGTCAGCATCCCCGCGGACTCCAGATGACCATTTTCGGTATTTCTGACGCCTTATCTTCCTGTGGGATTCCGTGGGAAACCATTCTCAATAAAATCAAACCCGACGAAGTTGGCGTTTATGCGTCAAGCGCAATGAGTCAGCTTGATGATCAGGGCTATGGTGGAATGCTCAAGGCGCCCTATCTTGGCACTCGCCCAACCTCAAAACAACTCCCGTTTGGTTTTGCGGAAATGCCCGCTGACTTTATCAATGCCTATGTTCTGGGAAATCTTGGTGCCACATCAGGCATCCTTGGGGCCTGTGCTTCTTTTCTGTATAACCTTGAAATGGGCGTGAGAGATATTCAGAGCGGAATTCGACGCGCGGTGATCGTGGGAACCAGTGAAGCACCTGTTTTACCGGAAGTGATTGAGGGCTTCCGTGTCATGAAAGCTCTGACTGAAGACAAGGATTTGCTGGAACTGGACAAGGCCCGGGGACGAATAGTCCCTGATTATCCCAGAGCGTGTCGTCCCTTTGGTAATAATTGCGGATTTGTGATGGGGGAATCGGCACAATTTCTGGTTCTGCTGGATGATGAACTTGCAATGGAGTTGGGAGCACCAATTTATGGAGCCGTACCCGGAGTGTTTATCAATGCCGATGGTTTTAAAAAATCCATTTCAGCACCAGGAATCGGTAACTACCTGTGTCTTGGAAAAACAGCAGGATTGTTGCGGAAAATGCTCGGAGATACCGCATTGAGTCAACGCACTTACGTGCATGCTCATGGGACAGGAACGCCTCAAAACCGTGTGACAGAATCGCATGTGCTCAATGAAATCGCTAAAGCGTTTTCCATTCCTTCCTGGCTGGTTACGTCGGTCAAATGTTACACAGGACACTCCCTGGGTACCGCGGCCGGAGATCAAATGGCCACAGCCCTTGGCACATGGAATGAGGGCTGGATTCCCGGAATTTTCACCCTGGACCAGATTGCCGATGATGTGCATCGTTCCAATCTGAAGTTGGAACAGGAACACCAGTTCGCTGGTATCAATGGAATGGACGCAGTGGTGATCAACTCCAAGGGATTTGGCGGAAACAACGCAAGCAGTGCGGTGTTGGCGCCGCACATAGTCCATCAGATGCTGAAAAAACGTTATGGAGAATCCCGTTTCAAAGAATATCGCAAACACCTTGAACAGGCGGAGCAATCCATTGCGGATTATGATCAACGGGCACTTCAGGGGGAAATCACCCCAACTTATATTTTTGGAAAAAATGTCCTTGAGGGCGACATGCTGAACATCAGTCGAGAGGCCATTCACATCCCCGGATACACGCATCCGGTTTCCCTGGATATACCAGATCCTTATGCTGAGATCAGCCCCAAAAACTGA
- a CDS encoding AAA family ATPase — MVQMIGYKIMEPLYKSDRTHVFHAIREADNLPVTLKILNVEYPLPEQIQHFKTEFELLSSLNIKGVIQAYALEKYKNSLAMVLEEFSGISLADYLEQQSMSIPDFLEIGVNISNILQQIHDLRILHKDLNPSNILWNAEAKEIRIVDFGISDYIDDLPDQIDVFEGTLAYLPPEQTGRTNLKMDNRSDLYALGATFYHLLTHRIPFEGDEAEIIHGHLAKDPVPPHELIPEIPVIISKIILKLMEKSMDQRYPSAASLLTDLNECLTQWKLSGTIVEFELAQMSSRKELKFPDKHYGRHSERQEVISHFQRICDGDKTFLLIEGHSGSGKTTFIHDIEFYLRENQATCLHSDPHPSNQNIPYSTIIEALTEFLQSILSEDEVHVSFWKQRCLDALHGNGKVLIDLLPDLEHLIDKQPSVPTLPPIESQNRLHYVFRQFLSVIATVDNPVVIFIDNLHLIDDASASLIENWMSSPEMKYLLIVGTIDGEISHSRQVERLLNDLKKCQNKAFYALKLSHLTIENVAEILGDVFSMETAEVIDLAETCHHKTGGTPFFLAQFVEALQGCGFVWYDDSNQKWKWNLEEIQKQEFTDNVISLMIENINQQDETHQLILKHAACQGTDFSVEILHHTTGIDHKVIQQMLNDLVEHDFIHELVSRETAEEHDCSNKTCAFTHSRIQQTAYSLMNVSEAAKIHLKIGQFLVQNLSPKEKESRIFEIVNHFNAGISESTSTKETEIAAQLNFEAGQNAMQTAAFQEAEQLFETAVSLLPDNSWSSHYRFSLDLHTAAATAARLSPDYERMEFHTAKVLEHAKTLLEKISVYENKIEGLISQNQFREAIKLALSVLTQLGISFPKNPTKLHAALSLLKVKRRLFHKSMDDLMALPPMRDPEKLAALRLINTIFSATYIAFPPLYPLLILKQVDLSLEYGNAPLSSLAYCDYALLLCGILEEFDQGQKFVELSLHLLNKYPLPQLEARIHFLIHAFIRIWKHPIVDTISPLKDAYYQSLFAGDLEYAGYIASLHANHEYFSGKNLPELIQTFEQYIEELIQLKQSAAIEYMEISSLAFKNLSIPGPHPEQLISPTFNAIEKEQKYLDTQNYTGLFTLQLNRAFLCYHFYDFAKALEYTSETKKYLDSVTALYSVTLYNFHNSLIILASLSQVTALKRARLLKEVADNQKKMKKWADNAPANFLHKYYLIEAERARCSRKESRARQFYNLSIEYSRKYGYIQDEALANELFGKFWMEQAEPEVGQLYLTKGRHLYHLWGADNKCEFLDRHFPQLLNSRKKSGTLSQTVTGTLQQNTTLSTSFSTNLDLTAIIKATQAITGEVYLNAVLRKIMQIVMENTGSQRSFFLVHRQGEWSIDAMIDLHVSKDSVELAIPLESDMANEMLPLPIVKYVIRTKEHVLLDDAVGNSKFEDLPYIQENQVRSLLSLPIKNRNLLNGIIYLENNLTTGAFTPNRLEVLKIMATQASISIENASLYTNLEQKVQERTQQLNESLQQVEQQNTTLLASNRKLEDLSHIKAQLLEKLSHLYEDDLGGMQKHLEQMKQDPIESYQDHLSALERHLFQIEHVLQPVTAMHRTEKAIKSKRLLLMETNKKQQILAKMALRGTGVELDIVSDYESGKEQLEQQSYDIIYTNADLIDLAKYAHTKNPEIATVFTTSAKAQDYLPILRQYPFLSNIVSTSEEDRTFTIKNIITTVSKLLSKDFFGMEKYLNWGVEVHQETVTDSDSRGLLVESMTDYFQQLGIRKSFLTHCTMIAEELLMNAIYDAPHDSAGKPIYNHLPRTIPVALKPEEQGTFRYACDGILVAISCEDPFGALSRQIVLDYLDSCYRGEAGSINLEKGKGGAGRGLFQIMEKSDLVVMNVKSGIKTEVIAFVNISPDKPKTEKITSFHYFFD, encoded by the coding sequence ATGGTTCAGATGATTGGATACAAAATCATGGAGCCTTTGTATAAAAGCGACAGAACCCATGTATTTCATGCGATTCGTGAAGCGGACAATCTTCCTGTTACGTTAAAAATTCTGAATGTCGAATATCCTCTTCCTGAACAAATTCAACATTTCAAAACAGAATTTGAACTGTTAAGCAGTCTGAACATCAAAGGTGTCATTCAAGCTTACGCTCTGGAAAAATATAAAAATTCACTGGCAATGGTTCTGGAAGAATTCAGTGGTATTTCCCTGGCAGACTACCTGGAGCAACAATCCATGTCCATTCCCGATTTTTTGGAAATCGGCGTGAACATTTCGAATATTCTCCAACAAATTCATGATCTCCGTATACTTCACAAAGATCTGAATCCCTCCAATATTTTATGGAATGCGGAAGCAAAGGAAATCAGAATTGTCGATTTCGGAATATCTGACTACATCGATGATCTTCCCGATCAGATTGATGTTTTTGAAGGAACGTTGGCCTACCTCCCGCCTGAACAGACCGGGAGAACCAACCTGAAAATGGATAACCGCAGTGATCTTTATGCACTGGGTGCGACGTTTTATCATCTACTTACTCATCGAATCCCCTTTGAGGGCGATGAAGCGGAAATCATTCATGGGCATCTTGCCAAAGATCCTGTTCCTCCACATGAACTGATTCCTGAAATTCCTGTTATCATTTCAAAGATTATTTTGAAACTCATGGAAAAATCCATGGATCAGCGCTATCCCAGTGCAGCCAGCCTGTTAACGGACCTGAATGAATGTCTGACCCAATGGAAACTTTCCGGGACTATTGTCGAATTTGAACTTGCCCAGATGTCCTCACGCAAAGAACTGAAATTTCCTGATAAGCACTATGGTCGCCACTCAGAACGCCAGGAGGTTATCAGTCATTTCCAGCGCATATGTGATGGAGACAAAACGTTTTTGTTGATTGAAGGACATTCCGGTTCAGGAAAAACAACATTTATTCATGACATCGAATTTTATTTAAGAGAAAATCAGGCTACTTGTTTACACAGTGATCCACATCCATCCAATCAGAATATTCCCTATTCTACCATCATTGAAGCGCTTACAGAGTTTCTTCAGAGTATTCTGAGTGAAGATGAAGTTCATGTGAGTTTCTGGAAACAGCGCTGTTTGGATGCCTTGCATGGAAATGGGAAGGTGTTGATTGATCTGCTTCCAGATTTGGAACACCTGATTGACAAACAACCATCTGTGCCAACCTTGCCCCCCATTGAGTCCCAGAATCGACTCCATTACGTTTTCCGGCAGTTTCTCAGTGTCATTGCTACTGTTGATAATCCTGTAGTGATCTTTATCGACAATCTGCATCTTATTGATGACGCTTCCGCCAGCCTGATTGAAAACTGGATGAGTTCCCCTGAAATGAAATATTTGCTCATTGTTGGGACGATTGATGGAGAGATTTCACATTCAAGGCAGGTGGAACGACTGCTCAATGATCTCAAAAAATGTCAGAATAAAGCCTTCTATGCGCTTAAATTATCGCATCTGACTATAGAGAATGTCGCAGAAATACTAGGCGATGTTTTTTCCATGGAAACCGCTGAGGTGATCGACTTAGCAGAAACCTGCCACCATAAAACAGGAGGAACTCCATTTTTTCTGGCACAATTTGTTGAGGCGCTTCAGGGCTGTGGCTTTGTGTGGTATGACGATTCTAATCAAAAATGGAAATGGAATCTGGAAGAAATTCAAAAACAGGAATTTACTGATAATGTCATCAGTCTTATGATTGAGAACATCAATCAGCAGGATGAAACCCATCAACTGATTTTAAAACATGCCGCCTGTCAGGGGACGGATTTCAGTGTTGAAATACTCCATCATACCACCGGGATTGATCACAAAGTTATTCAACAAATGTTGAACGATCTGGTTGAGCATGATTTCATCCATGAATTGGTATCCCGGGAAACCGCAGAAGAACATGATTGTTCCAATAAGACATGCGCCTTCACCCATTCAAGAATTCAACAAACGGCATATTCTCTGATGAATGTGAGCGAAGCCGCAAAAATTCATCTCAAAATAGGGCAATTTCTGGTGCAAAATCTTTCACCGAAAGAAAAAGAATCTCGAATTTTTGAAATTGTTAATCATTTCAATGCGGGCATATCCGAAAGTACCTCAACTAAAGAAACAGAAATTGCCGCACAACTGAACTTTGAAGCAGGTCAGAATGCAATGCAGACCGCGGCTTTTCAAGAAGCAGAGCAACTGTTTGAAACCGCTGTTTCCTTATTGCCTGATAATTCATGGAGTTCCCATTATCGCTTCAGCCTGGACTTGCATACCGCAGCAGCCACAGCCGCACGTCTGAGTCCTGATTATGAGCGCATGGAGTTTCACACCGCTAAAGTGCTCGAACACGCAAAAACACTCCTGGAAAAAATTTCGGTTTATGAAAATAAAATTGAAGGATTGATCAGTCAGAATCAATTCAGAGAAGCCATTAAACTGGCCCTATCGGTCCTAACTCAGCTTGGTATCTCTTTTCCAAAAAATCCTACTAAACTTCATGCCGCGTTGTCCCTGTTGAAAGTCAAACGACGTCTATTCCATAAATCAATGGATGATCTAATGGCACTGCCACCGATGCGAGACCCTGAAAAATTGGCGGCCTTACGTCTGATCAACACGATATTTTCAGCTACATATATTGCATTCCCACCACTATATCCGCTACTGATCCTCAAACAGGTTGATCTCTCCTTAGAATATGGAAATGCGCCTTTATCTTCATTGGCCTATTGCGACTATGCTTTACTGCTTTGTGGAATTCTTGAAGAATTTGATCAAGGCCAGAAGTTTGTGGAATTGTCACTGCATCTATTGAACAAATATCCATTACCGCAACTTGAAGCACGAATTCATTTTCTCATCCATGCATTTATCCGTATCTGGAAACACCCGATTGTCGACACGATTTCTCCACTGAAAGATGCCTATTATCAGAGTTTGTTTGCGGGTGATCTGGAATATGCCGGTTATATCGCCAGCCTGCATGCCAATCATGAGTATTTTTCCGGAAAGAATCTGCCAGAACTGATTCAGACATTTGAACAATATATTGAAGAACTAATCCAGCTTAAGCAATCCGCGGCGATTGAATACATGGAGATCTCCTCACTGGCTTTTAAAAATTTGAGTATTCCCGGACCACATCCTGAACAATTGATCAGTCCAACTTTTAATGCTATCGAAAAAGAACAGAAATATCTTGATACCCAGAACTATACGGGGCTGTTTACCTTGCAACTGAACAGAGCTTTTCTGTGTTATCACTTTTATGATTTTGCCAAAGCGTTGGAATATACCAGCGAAACCAAAAAATATCTCGATAGTGTAACAGCATTATATTCAGTCACATTGTATAATTTTCATAATTCACTGATTATTTTGGCATCGCTGTCTCAGGTCACTGCATTAAAACGAGCCCGATTGCTCAAGGAAGTAGCAGACAACCAGAAAAAAATGAAAAAATGGGCTGATAATGCTCCAGCCAATTTTCTGCACAAATACTACCTGATCGAAGCTGAACGAGCTCGATGTTCACGCAAAGAGAGTCGGGCTCGACAGTTTTATAACCTGTCTATCGAATATTCCCGTAAGTATGGTTATATTCAGGATGAAGCATTGGCTAATGAACTATTCGGGAAATTCTGGATGGAACAAGCAGAACCTGAGGTTGGACAACTTTATTTGACCAAGGGACGACATCTATATCATTTATGGGGCGCTGATAACAAATGTGAATTTCTGGACAGGCATTTTCCACAATTACTGAATTCCAGAAAAAAATCTGGCACCCTTTCTCAAACAGTCACTGGAACACTACAACAAAATACGACCCTATCGACTTCATTTTCCACCAATCTTGATTTGACCGCGATCATAAAGGCAACCCAGGCCATTACCGGTGAAGTATACTTAAATGCTGTTCTGCGAAAAATCATGCAGATTGTTATGGAAAATACTGGATCACAACGTAGTTTCTTTCTGGTTCATCGACAGGGGGAGTGGAGTATCGATGCGATGATTGATCTCCACGTGTCAAAGGACTCTGTCGAATTAGCCATTCCGTTGGAATCAGACATGGCCAATGAAATGCTACCATTACCAATTGTGAAATATGTGATAAGAACCAAGGAACATGTCCTGCTGGATGATGCTGTTGGAAATTCAAAATTTGAAGACTTGCCCTATATTCAAGAAAATCAAGTACGATCGCTACTGTCTTTGCCCATTAAAAATAGAAATCTCCTCAACGGGATTATTTATCTCGAAAACAATCTCACAACTGGCGCCTTCACGCCAAATCGCCTGGAAGTTTTAAAAATTATGGCGACGCAGGCCTCCATTTCTATCGAAAATGCGTCATTGTATACTAATCTTGAGCAAAAAGTTCAGGAACGCACCCAGCAGCTTAATGAATCGTTACAACAAGTAGAACAACAGAACACTACACTGTTGGCCAGTAATCGAAAACTCGAAGACCTCAGTCATATCAAAGCTCAACTTCTTGAAAAACTGAGTCATTTGTATGAAGATGATCTTGGTGGGATGCAAAAGCATTTGGAACAAATGAAGCAGGATCCCATTGAAAGCTATCAGGATCATCTCAGTGCGTTGGAGCGTCATTTGTTTCAGATTGAGCATGTCCTGCAACCCGTCACAGCAATGCACCGAACAGAAAAGGCGATCAAAAGCAAACGCCTGCTTCTAATGGAAACCAATAAAAAACAACAGATTTTGGCTAAAATGGCTTTGCGGGGAACTGGTGTTGAACTGGATATTGTGTCTGACTATGAATCAGGTAAAGAACAACTGGAACAACAATCTTATGATATAATTTATACCAATGCAGACCTGATTGATCTCGCAAAATATGCTCACACCAAAAACCCTGAAATTGCTACAGTGTTTACAACCTCTGCAAAAGCTCAGGATTATCTACCGATTCTCCGTCAGTATCCTTTTCTTTCGAATATTGTTTCCACCAGTGAGGAAGATCGAACTTTTACTATAAAAAATATTATCACAACAGTCAGTAAACTGCTCAGCAAGGATTTTTTTGGAATGGAAAAATATCTCAACTGGGGTGTTGAAGTTCATCAAGAAACCGTAACAGACAGTGATTCTAGAGGTCTGTTGGTGGAATCTATGACTGATTATTTTCAACAATTGGGAATCCGTAAATCATTTTTAACTCACTGCACCATGATAGCAGAAGAGTTACTGATGAATGCTATTTATGATGCACCCCATGATTCCGCTGGAAAACCGATTTACAATCATCTCCCCAGAACCATTCCTGTTGCACTTAAACCTGAAGAACAAGGAACTTTCCGTTATGCCTGTGATGGGATTCTTGTCGCAATTTCCTGCGAAGACCCCTTTGGAGCATTGAGTAGACAAATTGTATTGGATTATCTGGACAGTTGTTATCGCGGTGAAGCTGGTAGCATTAATCTTGAGAAGGGTAAAGGCGGAGCTGGACGAGGCTTATTCCAGATAATGGAAAAATCTGATCTGGTCGTGATGAATGTTAAATCAGGAATTAAAACTGAAGTCATTGCCTTTGTAAATATCTCTCCTGATAAACCAAAAACTGAAAAAATCACTTCATTCCATTATTTCTTTGATTGA